The proteins below are encoded in one region of Helianthus annuus cultivar XRQ/B chromosome 2, HanXRQr2.0-SUNRISE, whole genome shotgun sequence:
- the LOC110923256 gene encoding aspartate aminotransferase, chloroplastic has translation MASIPLSSICPSAALSFQEKCKDKTKSSVLFGKEKQPLYMKTKSRGRITMAVAVNTSRFDNITMAPPDPILGVSEAFKADTSDMKLNLGVGAYRTEELQPYVLKVVKKAENLMLERGENKEYLPIEGLAAFNKATAELLFGADNPVLHQQRVATIQGLSGTGSLRVAAALIERYFPGAKVLISSPTWGNHKNIFNDARVPWSEYRYYDPKTVGLDFDGMIADIKAAPDGSFVLLHGCAHNPTGIDPTPEQWEKIADVIQEKNHIPFFDVAYQGFASGSLDEDASSVRLFAARGMELLVAQSYSKNLGLYAERVGAINVLCSSADAAVRVKSQLKRIARPMYSNPPVHGARIVANVVGNPDFFNEWKEEMEMMAGRIKSVRQKLYNNLSAKDKSGKDWSFILKQIGMFSFTGLNKAQSDNMTDKWHVYMTKDGRISLAGLSAAKCEYLADAIIDSYHNVS, from the exons ATGGCTTCGATTCCCCTCTCATCAATCTGTCCTTCAGCTGCTTTGTCATTCCAAGAGAAGTGCAAG GACAAAACGAAGTCAAGTGTTTTGTTCGGGAAGGAAAAACAACCCCTCTATATGAAAACAAAG TCTCGTGGTCGAATAACCATGGCTGTAGCTGTCAACACTTCACGATTTGATAATATAACAATGGCTCCTCCCGACCCTATTCTCGGAGTTTCTGAAGCATTCAAAGCTGACACAAGTGACATGAAGCTCAACCTTGGTGTTGGCGCGTATCGTACAGAAGAACTTCAGCCGTATGTGCTTAAAGTTGTCAAAAAG gCTGAGAATCTTATGCTCGAAAGGGGAGAAAACAAGGAG TATCTTCCGATCGAAGGTTTAGCCGCATTCAACAAAGCCACAGCTGAGTTGTTGTTTGGAGCCGATAATCCAGTTCTACATCAACAGAGA GTTGCCACCATTCAAGGTCTCTCAGGAACCGGGTCCCTTCGAGTTGCTGCAGCACTGATTGAACGATACTTTCCAGGAGCAAAAGTTCTAATCTCATCTCCAACTTGGG GTAATCACAAGAACATTTTTAACGATGCTAGAGTTCCGTGGTCAGAGTATCGGTATTACGATCCGAAAACAGTTGGCCTTGATTTTGATGGGATGATTGCCGACATAAAA GCTGCTCCAGACGGATCATTTGTGCTTCTTCATGGATGTGCGCACAACCCAACAGGTATTGATCCGACTCCGGAACAGTGGGAAAAAATCGCTGATGTCATTCAAGAAAAGAACCATATTCCATTCTTTGATGTTGCTTATCAG GGATTTGCTAGTGGAAGCCTGGATGAAGATGCATCTTCTGTGAGGTTGTTTGCTGCACGTGGAATGGAGCTTCTGGTTGCACAGTCATACAGTAAAAATCTCGGTCTTTATGCCGAGAGGGTTGGTGCAATTAATGTCCTATGCTCATCAGCTGATGCAGCTGTCAG GGTAAAGAGCCAGTTGAAAAGAATCGCAAGGCCAATGTACTCCAACCCGCCTGTTCACGGGGCTCGCATTGTCGCAAACGTTGTAGGAAATCCAGACTTTTTTAACGAGTGGAAAGAGGAAATGGAAATGATGGCGGGAAGGATCAAAAGTGTGAGACAAAAGCTGTACAATAATCTATCTGCAAAAGATAAGAGCGGGAAAGATTGGTCTTTCATACTTAAGCAGATTGGCATGTTTTCTTTTACCGGTCTTAATAAGGCCCAG AGCGATAACATGACCGATAAATGGCACGTTTACATGACGAAAGACGGAAGAATATCACTGGCTGGTTTATCTGCTGCAAAATGCGAGTATCTTGCGGATGCTATCATCGATTCATATCACAACGTCAGTTAA